A window from Seriola aureovittata isolate HTS-2021-v1 ecotype China chromosome 14, ASM2101889v1, whole genome shotgun sequence encodes these proteins:
- the LOC130181204 gene encoding barrier-to-autointegration factor B-like translates to MSTTSQKHRDFVGEPMGDKAVTALSGIGEILGRKLEEQGFDKAYVVLGQFLLLKKDSEMFTEWLKDASGANSRQAASCTQCLKEWCDAFL, encoded by the exons ATGTCGACCACGTCTCAGAAGCACCGGGACTTTGTCGGGGAGCCGATGGGGGACAAGGCGGTGACGGCTCTGTCAGGGATCGGAGAGATCCTggggaggaagctggaggagcagggCTTCGATAAG gcgtACGTGGTCCTGGGTCAGTTCCTGCTGTTGAAGAAAGACTCTGAGATGTTCACCGAGTGGCTCAAAGACGCCAGCGGAGCGAACTCCCGCCAGGCAGCGTCCTGCACTCAGTGCCTGAAGGAGTGGTGTGATGCCTTCCTCTGA